Proteins encoded together in one Caballeronia sp. NK8 window:
- a CDS encoding ATP-binding protein codes for MTLVPRSLFARNILLLVALVAVSQVCAFAVLLHFIQTPRIERAAATFASYIVTLDTLLKTPPPDAARLDLRAELPAGARETAPGSRLRFYQTYQRQTFVESLRRHLPADMLVRWQGVDSSDDGQQRLWIRVHPSGEPRWLALPVPEAAHDDGLTTALLLSLGLGALAFATAYLIQRHLNRPLAHLADAARQLSAGGEPGVLPTDGPTEIAQVSSAFNRMTAALKEADATRALMLAGISHDIRTPMTKLRLAMAMSSVPSTDAAFAASAEGYLDTIDTILQQFMDYAGSGAKETPVVGDLNALIANLAADFAGLGHEFALDLGDIEPFAFRPISMMRLLMNLMQNAVLYGVVGLEVRTWTDRQANAACVLIADRGKGLGGQDPEALKQPFKRGGGEGQPKGTGLGLAIVERIARLHGGTLALRAREGGGAQCCIVLPLSGDATR; via the coding sequence GTGACGCTCGTGCCGCGCTCGCTCTTCGCGCGCAACATCCTGCTGCTCGTCGCGCTGGTCGCGGTGAGTCAGGTGTGCGCGTTCGCCGTGCTGCTGCATTTCATCCAGACGCCGCGCATCGAGCGCGCGGCAGCCACGTTCGCGAGCTATATCGTCACGCTCGACACCCTTCTGAAGACGCCGCCGCCCGACGCCGCGCGTCTCGACCTTCGCGCGGAACTGCCAGCCGGCGCGCGCGAAACCGCGCCCGGATCGCGTCTGCGCTTCTATCAAACCTATCAGCGGCAGACCTTCGTCGAAAGCCTGCGGCGGCATCTTCCTGCGGACATGCTGGTGCGCTGGCAAGGCGTCGACAGCAGCGACGACGGTCAGCAGCGATTGTGGATCCGCGTGCATCCGTCGGGCGAGCCGCGCTGGCTCGCGCTGCCCGTGCCGGAAGCCGCCCACGACGACGGCCTGACCACCGCGCTCCTGCTTTCGCTCGGACTCGGCGCGCTCGCGTTTGCGACGGCCTATCTGATCCAGCGGCATCTGAATCGCCCGCTCGCGCATCTCGCCGATGCCGCGCGGCAACTGTCGGCGGGCGGCGAACCCGGCGTCCTGCCGACCGACGGCCCGACCGAAATCGCGCAGGTCAGCAGCGCCTTCAACCGCATGACGGCCGCGCTGAAGGAAGCCGACGCCACGCGCGCGCTCATGCTCGCGGGCATCTCGCACGACATCCGCACGCCGATGACCAAGCTGCGCCTCGCCATGGCGATGTCGTCGGTGCCGTCGACGGACGCGGCCTTCGCGGCATCGGCGGAAGGGTATCTCGACACCATTGACACGATTCTTCAGCAGTTCATGGATTACGCGGGGAGCGGCGCGAAGGAGACGCCCGTCGTCGGCGATCTCAACGCGCTGATCGCGAACCTCGCCGCCGATTTCGCCGGGCTCGGACACGAGTTCGCGCTCGATCTCGGCGACATCGAGCCGTTTGCGTTTCGGCCGATCAGCATGATGCGTTTGCTGATGAACCTGATGCAGAACGCGGTGCTATACGGCGTCGTCGGGCTGGAAGTCCGCACCTGGACCGACCGGCAGGCAAACGCGGCGTGCGTGCTGATCGCGGATCGCGGCAAGGGACTCGGCGGTCAGGACCCGGAAGCGCTCAAGCAGCCCTTCAAACGCGGCGGCGGCGAAGGCCAGCCGAAGGGCACGGGGCTGGGACTCGCGATCGTCGAGCGCATCGCGCGGCTGCATGGCGGCACGCTGGCGTTGCGCGCGCGCGAAGGCGGCGGCGCGCAATGCTGCATCGTGCTGCCGCTTTCGGGCGACGCGACGCGCTAG
- a CDS encoding response regulator, whose amino-acid sequence METLPKIIVLDDEAELRNMLQRFLSSQGFEVRVVENGKRLDRYLQREPYDLLVLDWMMEPEDGLSVCRRLRAEGQTLPILMLTAKGDPVDKVVGLETGADDYLAKPFLPQELVARVRALLRRQKIAAGDPTLTQQIIRFGDFRLDLGKQKLYRNGEPFDIHSAQMQLLNALGSSPNRAVSRDNLIARTRGREHDALDRSIDVQVLRLRQIIEEDPGKPRFIKTVWGVGYMLLAELES is encoded by the coding sequence ATGGAAACCCTGCCGAAGATCATCGTGCTCGACGACGAAGCCGAGCTGCGCAACATGCTGCAGCGCTTCCTGAGTTCTCAGGGTTTCGAGGTGCGCGTCGTCGAGAACGGCAAGCGGCTCGACCGCTACCTGCAGCGTGAGCCGTACGACCTGCTCGTGCTCGACTGGATGATGGAGCCCGAGGACGGCCTTTCGGTTTGCAGACGCCTGCGCGCCGAAGGCCAGACGCTGCCCATCCTGATGCTGACCGCGAAAGGCGATCCGGTCGACAAGGTGGTGGGTCTGGAAACCGGCGCCGACGACTACCTCGCCAAGCCCTTTCTGCCGCAGGAACTCGTCGCTCGCGTGCGCGCGCTGCTGCGCCGTCAGAAGATCGCGGCCGGGGACCCGACGCTCACGCAGCAGATCATCCGCTTCGGCGATTTCCGCCTCGACCTCGGCAAGCAGAAGCTCTATCGCAACGGCGAGCCGTTCGACATCCACTCCGCGCAGATGCAGTTGCTCAATGCGCTCGGCTCGTCGCCGAATCGCGCGGTGAGCCGCGACAATCTCATCGCCCGCACGCGCGGCCGCGAGCACGACGCGCTCGACCGCAGCATCGACGTGCAGGTGTTGCGCTTGCGGCAGATCATCGAGGAAGACCCGGGCAAGCCGCGCTTCATCAAAACCGTCTGGGGCGTCGGCTACATGCTGCTCGCCGAGCTGGAATCGTGA
- a CDS encoding EF-hand domain-containing protein: protein MRKILVILAACAACATSGVAFAQTATQPMGASPRVERALGQLQTRFSSANTTHDGKLTREQASTGMPMVAKHFDEIDTHKNGYVTLPQIEAFMREHATQR from the coding sequence ATGCGAAAGATCCTCGTCATCCTCGCCGCATGCGCGGCGTGCGCCACTTCGGGCGTGGCGTTCGCCCAGACCGCCACGCAGCCGATGGGCGCGAGCCCGCGCGTCGAACGCGCGCTCGGCCAGTTGCAGACCCGCTTCTCGAGCGCCAACACCACGCATGACGGCAAGCTCACCCGCGAGCAGGCATCCACCGGCATGCCGATGGTGGCGAAACATTTCGACGAAATCGACACGCACAAAAACGGCTACGTGACCCTGCCGCAGATCGAAGCCTTCATGCGCGAGCACGCCACGCAACGCTGA
- a CDS encoding DUF3303 domain-containing protein, with the protein MLFIVNWTAQPDVERQAAERFLQTRGAPPDGIHLLGRWHAIGSIWGIAVCECDSLEPLARWAHEWADLFMFDIKPAITDEQVGKMLAEYAERQ; encoded by the coding sequence ATGCTATTCATCGTCAACTGGACTGCGCAGCCCGATGTCGAACGGCAGGCGGCCGAGCGATTTCTGCAAACCCGGGGCGCGCCGCCCGACGGCATCCATCTGCTGGGCCGCTGGCATGCGATCGGCTCGATCTGGGGCATCGCCGTGTGCGAATGCGACAGCCTCGAGCCGCTCGCGCGCTGGGCGCACGAGTGGGCCGACTTGTTCATGTTCGACATCAAGCCCGCGATCACCGACGAACAGGTCGGAAAAATGCTGGCTGAATACGCGGAGCGCCAGTAG
- a CDS encoding 3-keto-5-aminohexanoate cleavage protein, whose protein sequence is MTQSPTKEPCVIAVAITGSVPKKKDNPAVPITIAEQIESTHEAYEAGATLVHLHVRDEDERSSSDRHRFAELQEGIRKHCPDIIIQFSTGGRGRSFEQRGAMLDLKPDMASLATGSVNFPTIVYENPPDFVRSLAQMMLDHNVKPEIEIFDLAMLYSTVDLVGQGLLKSPVHVQFVLGVKNALPARREILEFEVEQLKKHLPDATWTAAGIGRHQLEVNHWTLQLGGHCRTGLEDNVRWDKDTLAKSNAQLVSRVAALCAEYGRPVATAQEARKLLSI, encoded by the coding sequence GTGACCCAATCCCCTACGAAAGAACCCTGCGTCATAGCTGTTGCGATCACCGGATCGGTGCCGAAGAAGAAGGACAATCCCGCTGTGCCGATCACGATCGCGGAGCAGATCGAGAGCACGCACGAGGCGTACGAAGCGGGCGCGACGCTTGTGCATCTGCACGTGCGCGACGAAGATGAACGCTCGAGTTCGGATCGACATCGCTTCGCGGAATTGCAGGAGGGCATCCGCAAGCATTGCCCGGACATCATCATCCAGTTCTCGACGGGCGGGCGCGGGCGCTCGTTCGAGCAGCGCGGCGCGATGCTCGACCTGAAGCCCGACATGGCGTCGCTCGCGACGGGATCGGTCAATTTTCCGACGATCGTGTACGAGAATCCGCCCGACTTCGTGCGCTCGCTCGCGCAGATGATGCTCGATCACAATGTGAAGCCCGAGATCGAGATCTTCGATCTGGCGATGCTTTACAGCACCGTCGATCTGGTGGGCCAGGGCTTGCTGAAGTCGCCCGTGCACGTGCAGTTCGTGCTCGGCGTGAAGAATGCGCTGCCGGCGCGACGCGAGATTCTCGAGTTCGAGGTCGAGCAGTTGAAGAAGCATCTGCCGGATGCGACTTGGACTGCGGCGGGTATCGGACGGCATCAGCTGGAGGTGAATCACTGGACGTTGCAACTGGGCGGGCATTGTCGTACGGGACTTGAAGACAATGTGCGATGGGATAAAGACACGCTCGCGAAGAGTAATGCGCAGTTGGTGAGTCGGGTGGCGGCTTTGTGTGCGGAGTATGGAAGGCCGGTCGCGACGGCGCAGGAGGCGAGGAAGTTGTTGTCGATTTGA
- a CDS encoding YadA family autotransporter adhesin: protein MSTGFTSLSVAMDNTVQYDDPDNHTSVTFGDPAKAAVTLKNVAPGEVSAISLEAINGSQLFATAQSAADALGGESKVNEDGTISTPNYAVRNLDGSTTTAITVGDAITNLDGRTTQNTTDISDLNNQINKGVIGLVQQDATTRDITVAKDTDGTKVDFTGTAGARVLDGVAAGKVNDQSKEAINGSQLFATAQSAADALGGESKVNEDGTISTPNYAVHNLDGSTTTAITVGDAITNLDSRTTQNTTDITSINSTLNDITTGGGIKYFHANSTLADSAAEGVESVAIGGNAQAKGANSVAIGSNSVADRAETVSVGAKGAERQITNVAAGTEDTDAVNVSQLKQAGLIDGNGNSKTAVSYDNGADGKPDYSSISLGNGSGTTTIHNVAAGIGGTDAVNVDQMNAALDRVTNIAESGGNPLFAAAGDRNTEVASASGTHATAMGANANASADNSVALGANSIADRANTVSVGSAGNERQITNVANGTQDTDAVNVRQLNLSAAQSQSYTDSRIAGVQGQINNVASTAYGGIAAAMAAAGLPQPTAPGKTMVSVAGARYASASGAAIGISYVTQDERWVVKASGNTSSSGNVGFTIGAGHQW from the coding sequence TTGTCGACGGGATTCACTTCGCTGTCGGTCGCGATGGACAACACGGTCCAGTACGATGATCCGGATAATCACACGAGTGTGACGTTCGGCGACCCGGCCAAAGCGGCCGTTACGCTCAAGAATGTCGCGCCTGGAGAGGTCAGTGCTATCAGCCTTGAGGCGATCAACGGCTCGCAACTCTTCGCAACCGCGCAAAGCGCAGCAGACGCGCTGGGCGGCGAGTCGAAGGTGAACGAGGACGGCACGATCTCCACGCCGAACTACGCAGTGCGCAATCTCGATGGTTCGACGACCACGGCGATCACCGTCGGCGACGCGATTACGAACCTCGACGGCCGCACGACGCAAAACACCACCGACATCAGCGACCTGAACAACCAGATCAACAAAGGCGTGATCGGCTTGGTGCAGCAGGACGCGACGACCCGCGACATCACCGTGGCGAAGGACACCGACGGCACGAAGGTGGACTTCACGGGCACGGCGGGCGCGCGCGTGCTGGATGGTGTCGCAGCAGGCAAGGTGAACGATCAGAGCAAGGAAGCGATCAACGGCTCGCAACTCTTCGCAACCGCGCAAAGCGCAGCAGACGCGCTGGGCGGCGAGTCGAAGGTGAACGAGGACGGCACGATCTCTACGCCGAACTACGCAGTGCACAATCTCGATGGTTCGACGACCACGGCGATCACCGTCGGCGACGCGATCACCAACCTCGATAGCCGCACGACGCAAAACACGACCGACATCACCAGCATCAATAGCACGCTCAACGACATCACCACCGGTGGGGGCATCAAATACTTCCACGCGAATTCGACACTGGCGGATTCGGCGGCGGAGGGCGTTGAATCGGTCGCGATCGGCGGTAACGCGCAAGCGAAGGGCGCTAACTCCGTTGCGATCGGCTCGAACTCGGTGGCCGATCGCGCAGAAACGGTGTCTGTGGGCGCGAAAGGTGCGGAACGCCAGATCACGAACGTCGCGGCCGGCACCGAGGACACCGACGCCGTCAACGTGTCGCAGTTGAAGCAGGCCGGGCTCATCGATGGCAACGGCAACTCGAAGACGGCCGTGAGCTACGACAACGGCGCGGACGGCAAGCCCGACTACTCAAGCATCAGTCTCGGCAACGGCAGCGGCACCACGACGATTCACAACGTCGCGGCAGGCATTGGAGGTACGGATGCCGTGAACGTCGATCAAATGAACGCCGCGCTGGATCGCGTGACGAACATCGCCGAGAGCGGTGGCAATCCGTTGTTCGCGGCGGCGGGCGATCGCAACACCGAGGTCGCCAGCGCGTCCGGTACCCATGCCACTGCGATGGGCGCGAATGCGAACGCGAGCGCCGACAACTCGGTGGCGCTGGGCGCGAATTCGATCGCGGATCGGGCGAATACGGTGTCGGTCGGTTCGGCAGGCAACGAGCGTCAGATCACCAACGTCGCCAACGGCACGCAAGACACCGACGCAGTCAATGTTCGTCAGTTGAATCTGTCGGCCGCGCAGTCGCAAAGCTATACCGATTCGCGCATCGCCGGCGTGCAAGGCCAGATCAACAACGTGGCGAGCACGGCCTACGGCGGTATCGCGGCCGCAATGGCCGCCGCGGGGTTGCCGCAGCCGACGGCTCCGGGCAAGACCATGGTGTCCGTCGCCGGTGCGCGGTATGCGAGCGCCTCCGGTGCGGCCATCGGTATCTCGTACGTGACGCAGGACGAGCGCTGGGTCGTGAAGGCGTCGGGCAACACCAGCAGTTCCGGTAATGTCGGGTTCACCATCGGCGCGGGTCACCAGTGGTAA
- a CDS encoding FadR/GntR family transcriptional regulator — translation MNERKSSGLADRIYNDILNSIMEGEFKEGDRLLTEHALAERFATSRPTVREALARLRADGIIVTRRGSGTTIGRRPDPDVRRFAPLETLSDIRRCYEFRIVTESGAAELAAIKADDDDIRAIQDAWDRLERVVESQQGIGAKDDYAFHLAIARASKNQFFITVLSFIEEQIAFSMNLSRNLSFVKTLERQRLVQREHLDVIEAIRAHDPVRAGRAMRAHLENAVDRMFGS, via the coding sequence ATGAACGAGCGTAAGTCATCCGGACTCGCCGACCGGATCTACAACGACATCCTCAACAGCATCATGGAAGGCGAGTTCAAGGAGGGCGACCGGCTCCTGACCGAACACGCGCTCGCCGAACGCTTCGCGACCTCACGTCCGACTGTGCGCGAGGCACTCGCGCGCTTGCGCGCCGACGGCATCATCGTGACGCGGCGCGGTTCGGGCACGACCATCGGACGCCGCCCCGATCCGGACGTGCGCCGTTTCGCGCCGCTCGAAACGCTGTCGGACATTCGCCGTTGCTACGAATTTCGCATCGTGACGGAATCCGGCGCAGCGGAACTCGCCGCCATCAAGGCCGATGACGACGATATCCGCGCGATTCAGGACGCCTGGGATCGCCTCGAACGCGTCGTCGAATCGCAGCAGGGCATCGGCGCAAAAGATGACTACGCGTTTCATCTCGCGATCGCGCGGGCTTCGAAGAATCAGTTCTTCATCACCGTGCTGTCGTTCATCGAGGAACAGATCGCGTTCAGCATGAACCTGTCGCGCAATCTGTCGTTCGTGAAGACGCTCGAACGGCAGCGCCTCGTGCAGCGCGAACATCTCGATGTGATCGAAGCTATCCGCGCACACGATCCCGTCCGCGCGGGACGGGCGATGCGAGCGCATCTGGAAAACGCGGTGGACCGCATGTTCGGTAGCTAA
- a CDS encoding ABC transporter substrate-binding protein has translation MAFKAGLSVKLAAVCVAVSAVFGISAAHAADPVSINIVDVAGNLQLTQKGFEAFKAKYPDLVSSITFTNAPAPQLPGKIKAMQAAGRSDIDLVVTGTDALAAGIQQGLWEKLLPENAKAFPGVLDKYAPGPRKMQDIAQGYGLEVTYMPAGPLLEYNPAKVTDVPKTPDQLLAWCKAHPNKLIYARPANSGPGRTFLMGLPYVLGDKDPMDPINGWDKTWAFLKQLNDCIPYYPGGTSAVMKELGEGTRDMTVTVTGWDINPRALGIVPAEFKVAAFDNMTWVNDAHYMVIPKGVPKEKLDVLYKLMNFMLEPAQQALTYDDGYFYPGPAVKDVPLSMAPAKSQEVIQKFGRPEYAKLLADRPHVLPLNAQAMVAAFQKWDREIGAAKTK, from the coding sequence ATGGCTTTCAAGGCAGGACTGTCAGTGAAACTGGCGGCGGTTTGCGTCGCCGTCAGCGCGGTATTCGGCATCAGCGCGGCACACGCGGCTGATCCCGTATCGATCAACATCGTCGACGTCGCAGGCAATCTGCAACTGACGCAAAAGGGTTTCGAGGCGTTCAAGGCCAAGTATCCCGATCTCGTTTCCAGCATCACCTTCACGAACGCGCCCGCGCCGCAACTGCCGGGCAAGATCAAGGCGATGCAGGCGGCGGGCCGCTCGGACATCGACCTCGTCGTGACCGGCACCGATGCGCTCGCGGCCGGCATCCAGCAAGGCCTGTGGGAAAAGCTGCTGCCCGAGAACGCGAAGGCCTTCCCCGGCGTGCTCGACAAATACGCGCCCGGCCCGCGCAAGATGCAGGACATCGCGCAAGGCTACGGTCTCGAAGTCACGTACATGCCCGCGGGGCCGCTGCTCGAATACAACCCGGCCAAGGTCACCGATGTCCCGAAGACGCCTGATCAACTGCTCGCGTGGTGCAAGGCGCATCCGAACAAGCTGATCTACGCGCGCCCGGCCAACTCTGGCCCCGGCCGCACTTTCCTGATGGGCCTGCCGTACGTGCTCGGCGACAAGGACCCGATGGACCCGATCAACGGCTGGGACAAGACCTGGGCGTTCCTCAAGCAGCTCAACGACTGCATCCCTTACTACCCGGGCGGCACCTCCGCCGTGATGAAGGAACTGGGTGAGGGCACGCGCGACATGACCGTCACGGTGACGGGCTGGGACATCAACCCGCGCGCGCTGGGCATCGTGCCGGCGGAATTCAAGGTCGCCGCGTTCGACAACATGACGTGGGTTAACGACGCGCACTACATGGTGATTCCGAAGGGCGTGCCGAAGGAAAAGCTCGACGTGCTCTACAAGCTGATGAACTTCATGCTCGAGCCGGCTCAGCAGGCGCTGACCTATGACGATGGTTACTTCTATCCGGGCCCGGCGGTGAAGGACGTGCCGCTCTCGATGGCGCCCGCGAAGAGCCAGGAAGTCATCCAGAAGTTCGGCCGGCCCGAATACGCGAAGCTGCTCGCCGATCGTCCGCACGTGCTGCCGCTCAATGCACAGGCGATGGTCGCCGCGTTCCAGAAATGGGACCGCGAAATCGGCGCGGCCAAGACCAAGTAA